GGTACATAAGTCGAGTCCTCGGAGCATCACCGGACGGGCAGACGATCTATGTCACCCGGTTCATCCCCGGGGAGTGGGACTGGCAGGAGGAGGGCTTCGCCCTGCTCGACGTGGCCTCAGGGCAGGTGCGCTATCTGTGGCCCAAGGAGGACCGATCCACTGAAGCGCACTACAGCTTTGAGCTGGTCCGGCTTCCGGATGGCAGCCGTAAGCTGCTGTTCGCCACCGGCCAACGGGTCAGCACGGCGGTCGCCGAGCCACCCGTCATATGGGTGGCAGATCCCGAGACGGAACAGGCTGAGCAGGCGCTCGTCGTTTCCCAGGGCAGGGATCAGGGCAAGTCAACTGCCTATGACCTACCCAGGCAGTTCCTCTGGTCCCCCGTGTCCTCCGACGAGTTCCTTTATCTGGCGGACGGCGCCGGCCTGGGCGGCATATGGACGGTGGACCTGGCGACGCACACGTCCTCGCCTGTGCCAGGCACGGAGTCGCTGGGCGACATGGCCGGGCGCATACTTGCCTGGGCTCCTGAAGGGATCGTGACCAAGGACGCAGAGACGCTTCGGCTTCTTTCGGAAACGGGTGAGCCGATAGGTGAGATCGTGCTCGGGGACTCGGCACCTCTCACCAGTCAGGGCATAGCCGATGCCAAAGTGAACTGGCCCGTTCCTTTCATACACCAGATGAACGACGTTCCGGAGTGGTTCAACGGGGGCTGGTCGTGCGGGCCCACGAGCATGGTGATGATCCTGGCGTACTTCGGCCGGCTGGCGAAACATCCAATCACAGTGAATCACGGACAAGGTCCCCACGTGAGCGACTACGGCTTCTATGTCGCAGAGGAGTACTCCCACCAGTGTGGCCGCGAAGGCCCCCCGTCCTACACCTTCTCAGGCACGGCACCAGTCCCCCCAGCCCCGCCGGGCGAGCCCCCCAACCTTCCAGGCAAGGGAGCTCACGGTCAGTGCGTGGATGCTGGTGGGGGCGCCATAGCGGGACTCATGTTCCGGTATGCTGAGAGGCATGATGTCGGCCACTACTATCTATACCCGGCCGGAACCCAAGATGAGGTGAAGCGCCTTCTCGACGCCGGCTCGGTGGTGGCCCTGGGCACCAGGTTGACCACAGCAGGACATATTGTCGTGGCCAAGGGATACTACGAGAGCGGTGGGACCACCTACTTCATAGTCAACGACCCTAATGTCGGCCAGCGGGACCTCAGCTGGAGCCAGATGGTCGAGGTGAAGCATTGGGTGGCCTATCATGGACCACAGGTGTTCCCTCATGTGGAGCGCCTGGCGGGCTCACTAGGCTCAACCCTGCGCGTGGCCAACACCGAACGCGGTGCCTGGCGCTCCAGCCATGTTCAGGTCTGCCTGCTGAACCAAGATGGTAGCGTCGCCGCCACACCGCAGTTGGCGATAGGCCTGAGCGAAGTGGAGAGCCTTGCCCTAAGCAACGTGTCCGGAATCTCCGATGGCTGGCAGGGGTCGGCGATTTTGCGAGCATACAATCCCTCCGGTTCTTACAATACGCCGCCCTTCAATAACACTCCTGGGTTCGCGTCCGCAGTGGTTCACAATGCTCGGCGACACGCCACCGACGGCGGCGCCGTTCTTCCGACCGAGAGAGATGCCTACGAGGGCATTCTGACGACCTATGAAGGATCCCTCTCCGGCGGCGGAGTAGGGCCGCAACTGCTATTCCCAAGCGTGCTCCGCAACTACTACGGCTGGTACACCTCGATCTACCTGATGAATGCCGGGGGCCAGCCGACGAGCGCCACCATCCACTACTACAACGCCGTCGGCGGGTGGCAGGGCAGTGTCACCTACAACCTTCCCCCCTTCACGCGGGTCAGGTGGACGAACAACGCTGTGGATCGTGGGTCCGCGCGGGCGGTCTCCAGCAACGGGCAGCCTCTGGCGGCTACAGTAGTCCAGGAGCGGGGCTCCGGGGTGTACGCTACCTGGTCCATGAGCCAGGAATACCCAGCCTCCAACCGCGGAGGAGACCGTGGCTTCCTACCATCCCTGCTGCGAGACTACTACACATGGACCTCCGCCTACGTCAACCGGGCGGTGGACTACTACGTCTCCGGCAGCGCCTACTTCTACCCCAACGGCACCTCAAGGAGCTTCTATCTGGGCAACGGCAACGCCTCGGAGGAGGTATATCTGAGCGTTCCTGCCCCGACCCCGACCGTAGTGCCGTCGGGATTCCATGGATCTGGTACGGTGGACAAGACCGGGGGTAGTGGTACCGTCGCCACCGTCGGTCAGCACTCCAACACGCAGACGGCGATGGGTCTGCGTGCACCTGCCGGAGGGCACCGGGAAGTCACGATCCCGTACCTGAACAGCGCCGATGAGACTGCTTCCCTCATAATACAGAATACATCTGCAGCTCCAATCACAATCACGGCGAACTACTACGACGGGCAGAGTGGAAACCTGGAGCTCAGCTATCCGCGCTCGGGTATACAGCCTGGTCACTCAGTGGAACTGCTGGTCGGATCCGGGGTGCCGGCTTCGTTCCGAGGCTCAGTGTGGGTACAAGCGCTCGAGGCCAGGGGCCGGGTCGCAGTGTCGGTACAGCAGAGCCAAGCTAACGACAACGGCTACGGTTACTCCTTGCCGTAGCGCTATCAGGTGCCGACGAGGAAGCTCAGGGGGAGCCGACCGGCTCCCCCTGTTCTCTGAGACCTGGGTCACAATCTGGCGGGCCCGGGCCAGGCAGTAGGGGCGCGGTCTCCGCGCCCGGCAAGATGCCGTCCCCGCGCCCGACGTGGAGTGCCCCGAGGCACGCACGCCGCTGGCCTCACTCCGATGCATAGCCCCCCCCTGGCCGCAGGCCTTCAGCGGGCGCCTTCAGCCGCCCGCGTCCGCTTGAGCGACTTGAGCGACCCTACGCCCCCGGTGTACCATGCGGCCCTAACCCCAGGAGGAATCGCCATGAAGAAGGGCATGTGTTGGGGCGGGCTGCCGTCCGGGCTGAGCATCGAGGAGCGGCTGGATCTGGCCGCCAAGGCGGGTTTCGACGGCATCGAGCCGCGCATCGCCGATCCGGGCAGCGGAGACCTGGTGAACGCGGATTCGACCGACGCCGACCTGGCCAACGTGGTGCGCATGGCCAAGGACCGTGGCCTGGCCCTCTGCAGCGTGATGGGGGGCGGGGTCTCGGTGCGGGTCTATCCCATCGTCTCCGACGACCCGGCCGTGCGGGCCAAGGGGAAGGACGCCATCCGCCGGGCGCTCAACATAACTGCCGCCTTGGACGCCGAGGTGCTCCTCCTGGTCCCGCACTGGGTGAACGACGCCGTGCGCTACGATCACTGCTACGACCGGGCCAAGGAAGCCCTGCAGGAGCTGGGGCCGGAGGCGGAGAAGCTGGGCGTCACCATCGGAGTGGAGAACGTCTGGAACAAGTTCCTGCTCAGTCCCATCGAGTTCGCCCGGTTCGTGGACGAGGTGGGCTCGCCGGCGGTACAGGCCTACTTCGACGTGGGCAACGTCCTGGTGTGGGGCTACCCCTACCATTGGATAGAGATTCTGAACCAGCGCATCAAGCGGGTGCACATCAAAGACTTCAAGACCGACATCAACAACGCCCGTGGCTTCGCCCAGCTGCTGAACGGCGACGTGGACTGGCCGCGGGTGATGCAGGCCCTGCGCGGCATCGGCTACGACGGCTGGGTGACGGCCGAGGTGGGGCTGTACAAGTACTTCCCCATCGAGTCCGTGTACGACACGTCGGTGGCGATGGATCGGATCTTCGCCCTGGCTTAGGGTGGTACGCCAGAGGGCAGGCACAGTGGCCTGCCCCTACCACAGCAGACGGGCTGGCGTGGGGGCGGACCGCCGTGCCTGTCATCTATGGCAATTGCCCCATCGGCGTTGCCCCACTAAGATACGGGGCATGTTCCCATCCAGTCTCCTCGGGTTCAGCCGCGCTAGGGCCGCCATCGTTACCGCCGCTCTGGCGGCGCTGGTCCTCTCGGGCTGCGCCCAGGAGGCCGTCCTCTCGGCGGTGGACGCCCAGCCGCGGACCATCACCCCCAATGCCGACGGTATCACCGATGCCACCCGCATCAGCTACAGCCTGCGCCGATCGGCCAGGGTCTCCATCTACCTGGTGGATCGGGCGGGGGGGAACCACTACTTCCGGCAGGAGGCGCGCCGGTCGCCGGGGGACTATCAGGTGGACTTCGGGGGGGTGGTGGACGGGCGCTGCCTCCCCGACGGCGACTACCGACTGGTGGTGGAGGCGGATCCCCTCGATGGAGGGGGCGGGCCCGCCGTGAGCGAGCTCGACCTGGCCATCCGCGATGCCGACACCGACTACCCGGAGATCATCGGCCTCACGGCCTTTCCCCAGACGTTCACCCCCAACCGCGACGGCCTGGGAGACCGGGTGCGCATCACATACGACCTGACCAAGCCGGTGACGCGCCTGTCGCTGTACCTGGAGGGCGCCGATGGTCAGCGCTATACCGTGCCCGAGGACAAGATTCGGGAGTTCGGGGCCGCCGGGAGGCACGAGCACGACTACGACGGCGGCATTGACCTGGGCGCTGAGCCCCCGCCGGCGGGGAAGTACCGCGTGGTGCTGGTAGTCGAGGATGCGGTGGGCAGCCAGGCCCGGGCGGAGACTGAGCTCACGGTGGAGCAGGGCGGGGTACCGCGGGCCACCATCGTCAAGTCGGGCGAGGGTATGGGAGTGGAGTGGAGCGCTACTGCCGTGCCTCTGGGTGAGGTGCTGTACTTCACCCTCACGGTGCAGAACATAGGCAGCGTACCCATCCGCACCCAGGGACCGGAGCCCGGCACGGTATACGACAACACCCAGACCTACAACAACCTCGGTTATTACGTCAGTTCGGGGGCCTTTCGCATCGGGGTCAACTACGAAGGCAACAGCGCCGGCGATCCATATCCTTACCGCTGGCAGCTAGGGCCCACGTCTGAGCTCACCTGCATCCCCTTCAACGGCCAGGACTACTACTACCTGATGCCGGGACAGACGGTCACCGTGCACGGGGGGATTCGCATGGTAGAGCCCACCCCCCGCCGGCAGCCCCACTTCTGGGCGGGACTGATTCACGAGGACGTGGAGTACGTTCCCGGCGAGGACTACGTCAATCCAACCGCCATAACCATCGGTTACTAGGGCCGGCCGTGGCTAGCCCCGATCTCGAAGTCGCCATCGTCAGCTACAACGTTCGAGAGCTGCTGCGTGCCTGCCTGGAGAGCGTCTTTCGCTGCGCCGGGGACGAGGGGCTGCGGGCTCGGGTGTGGGTGCTGGACAATGCCAGCGCCGACGGCAGCGCCGACATGGTGGAGCGCCACTTCGCCGCGGTGCTGGTCCGGCGCCGCGTCTCCAACCTCGGTTTCGCCGGGGGCGCCAACGCTCTCCTCGTGGAGGGGGCGGGAGAACGGGCGCCGCTGCTGCTTCTCAATCCCGACACTGAGGTCCGTCCAGGCGCCCTCACCTTTCTGCTCGAGGATGTGCAGGCGTTGCCCCGAGCAGGGATCGTGGGGCCGGGGTTGATCTACGGAG
This genomic stretch from Anaerolineae bacterium harbors:
- a CDS encoding sugar phosphate isomerase/epimerase, with amino-acid sequence MKKGMCWGGLPSGLSIEERLDLAAKAGFDGIEPRIADPGSGDLVNADSTDADLANVVRMAKDRGLALCSVMGGGVSVRVYPIVSDDPAVRAKGKDAIRRALNITAALDAEVLLLVPHWVNDAVRYDHCYDRAKEALQELGPEAEKLGVTIGVENVWNKFLLSPIEFARFVDEVGSPAVQAYFDVGNVLVWGYPYHWIEILNQRIKRVHIKDFKTDINNARGFAQLLNGDVDWPRVMQALRGIGYDGWVTAEVGLYKYFPIESVYDTSVAMDRIFALA